The following are encoded in a window of Candidatus Paceibacterota bacterium genomic DNA:
- a CDS encoding fibronectin type III domain-containing protein, with the protein MNSLPGCFRLLRANFFPVGGVLCLVLAGFAPGLRATQEDRPESAAGAFLTPEPLPAEALAAQASLSYDALAEASAGPAAVGPIAPAPGQPSGALSGRIVFAGARHGWVYDPSAWRLCRPEYAGINEDNGNLDQMTLFAFYCFNAGATVVPLRPVGHQTNEVVLDNDSAGVTWSGAWSDTSDTVFYGSAGDVPSRSAAVSDTESATATYTPNIPLTGFYPVYTWVTAGSDRTNQLYRIRHTGGEALVRVPHHMVGNGWVYLGTYYFAAGANSADGAVLVSNLGPVPGATGVVIADAIRFGNGMGSIARGGKVSTYPREEEATRYWVQNSLGQGQSSEIYDIPGSNDETDDFGTTARMAREMNYTNVVSSMYKRIYIGFHSNATSGNTNTATARGTVGLYNSNAADRTPNQVWLATACGQEVTYDLTSMNAFLEVPWHDRSPYITYGDGSYAEINTANFSGEMDATIIEVAFHDNTEDIKLLLDPKARNWVARAAYHAVVKYMNKYDGLALNFLPEPPYSVRAVAVPTGVQISWNTPLAQAGSGAATGYVVYVSTNGYGFGSPVAVGGGGTTSTTLTTLPADADYYFRVAAVNNGGQSFPSEVVGCRRASNPAQSRVLFVNAFDRFDRTTNLRQDLTKTNYVPPGNTGATGRVMPQANNAFDYVVQHGKAISAFGMPFDSCSRQAVTSAKVSLGNYDIVVWECGTSLTNTFRSVERSFLNTFRGAGGHLFVSGADIGWDLDRATGPAAADRAFLNNALHADLGADANNNSGSYTVSPAGGTIFAGSGDATFDNGTNGIYWVQNPDALTPLGAGASAALSYVGGSGGTAAVQYDGSAGGGKVVYFGFPFETITNATTRSAYMADILRFFSKPARFEAIAWLPDRRPQVTLSAEPGLVYTVLVSSNLTSWETLTNLPNVSGSVSFVDDAATNAPQRFYRAELVP; encoded by the coding sequence ATGAATTCTCTGCCTGGCTGTTTCCGGCTCTTGCGAGCGAACTTCTTCCCCGTTGGCGGCGTGTTATGCCTGGTGCTGGCCGGCTTTGCGCCCGGCCTGCGCGCGACTCAGGAAGACCGGCCTGAGTCCGCCGCGGGGGCATTCCTGACACCGGAACCGCTTCCCGCCGAAGCGCTGGCAGCCCAGGCCAGCCTGTCCTATGACGCGCTGGCGGAGGCGTCGGCTGGACCGGCGGCGGTGGGCCCCATTGCGCCGGCGCCCGGGCAACCGAGTGGGGCGTTGAGCGGGCGGATCGTCTTTGCCGGCGCGCGGCATGGATGGGTGTACGATCCGAGCGCCTGGCGATTGTGCCGGCCCGAGTATGCGGGCATCAACGAGGACAACGGCAACCTGGACCAGATGACCCTGTTCGCCTTCTACTGCTTTAACGCCGGCGCCACGGTGGTGCCGCTGCGGCCAGTGGGACATCAAACCAACGAGGTGGTGCTGGACAATGACAGTGCCGGCGTGACATGGAGCGGCGCTTGGAGCGACACCAGCGACACGGTGTTCTACGGCAGCGCGGGCGATGTGCCGTCCCGCTCCGCGGCTGTGTCCGACACCGAGTCTGCCACGGCGACTTACACGCCCAACATACCGTTAACAGGCTTCTACCCGGTTTACACGTGGGTGACCGCAGGCAGCGACCGGACCAACCAGCTCTACCGCATCCGCCATACGGGAGGCGAGGCGCTGGTGCGCGTGCCGCATCACATGGTGGGCAACGGGTGGGTTTACCTGGGCACCTACTACTTCGCAGCCGGCGCGAATTCGGCTGATGGCGCGGTGCTGGTCAGCAATCTGGGGCCGGTGCCCGGCGCCACGGGCGTTGTCATCGCCGACGCAATTCGGTTCGGCAACGGGATGGGCTCGATCGCACGGGGCGGGAAAGTCTCCACATACCCGCGCGAGGAGGAGGCGACGCGTTACTGGGTGCAGAACTCGCTGGGGCAAGGGCAGTCGAGCGAGATCTACGACATTCCGGGCAGTAATGACGAAACGGATGACTTCGGCACCACGGCGCGGATGGCGCGGGAGATGAACTACACAAACGTCGTTTCCAGCATGTACAAGCGTATCTACATCGGGTTCCATTCCAATGCCACCTCAGGAAATACGAACACGGCGACCGCGCGGGGCACAGTCGGGCTTTACAACAGCAACGCGGCCGACCGCACGCCCAATCAGGTCTGGCTTGCCACAGCCTGCGGCCAGGAAGTCACCTATGATCTGACGAGCATGAATGCCTTCCTGGAGGTGCCCTGGCACGATCGCAGTCCCTACATCACTTACGGCGACGGGAGTTACGCCGAGATCAACACGGCCAATTTCAGCGGCGAGATGGACGCCACCATCATCGAGGTGGCCTTCCACGACAATACGGAAGACATCAAGCTGCTGCTGGATCCCAAGGCGCGGAATTGGGTCGCCCGGGCTGCTTATCACGCCGTGGTGAAGTATATGAATAAGTATGACGGGTTGGCGCTGAATTTCCTGCCTGAACCACCTTACAGCGTCCGCGCGGTGGCCGTGCCGACGGGCGTGCAGATTTCCTGGAACACCCCGCTTGCGCAAGCCGGCAGCGGCGCGGCGACGGGCTATGTCGTCTATGTCTCCACGAATGGCTACGGCTTTGGCAGTCCCGTGGCGGTGGGCGGCGGCGGGACGACTTCGACAACGCTGACGACACTGCCCGCCGATGCGGATTACTATTTCCGCGTGGCGGCAGTGAACAACGGGGGCCAATCGTTTCCGTCAGAAGTCGTCGGTTGCCGGCGCGCTTCGAATCCGGCGCAGTCGCGGGTGCTCTTTGTGAACGCCTTTGACCGGTTCGACCGCACGACCAATCTGCGCCAGGACCTCACTAAGACCAATTATGTGCCGCCGGGCAACACCGGGGCCACCGGCCGGGTGATGCCGCAAGCCAATAACGCGTTTGACTATGTGGTGCAGCACGGCAAAGCCATCAGCGCCTTCGGAATGCCGTTCGATTCCTGCTCCCGCCAGGCGGTGACCAGCGCTAAGGTTAGCCTCGGCAATTACGACATCGTGGTCTGGGAATGCGGCACGAGCCTGACCAACACCTTCCGCAGCGTGGAGCGCAGCTTCCTCAACACCTTCCGCGGCGCGGGCGGCCACCTGTTCGTATCCGGCGCGGACATTGGGTGGGATCTGGACCGCGCCACTGGACCTGCCGCAGCCGATCGTGCTTTCCTGAACAACGCGCTCCACGCTGATCTCGGCGCGGACGCCAACAACAATAGCGGCAGCTACACAGTTAGCCCGGCGGGCGGGACAATCTTTGCCGGCAGCGGCGACGCCACGTTCGACAACGGCACAAATGGGATATACTGGGTGCAGAACCCGGATGCGCTCACGCCCCTGGGCGCCGGGGCCAGCGCAGCGCTGAGCTATGTGGGCGGCAGCGGCGGCACCGCCGCGGTGCAATACGACGGCTCGGCAGGCGGCGGCAAAGTCGTCTATTTCGGCTTTCCCTTCGAGACCATCACCAACGCCACAACGCGCAGCGCCTACATGGCGGACATCCTGCGTTTCTTCAGCAAGCCCGCGCGCTTCGAGGCCATCGCCTGGCTGCCCGACCGGCGGCCGCAGGTTACACTCAGCGCTGAGCCGGGCCTGGTCTACACGGTTCTGGTCTCGAGCAATCTTACGAGCTGGGAGACGTTGACCAACCTACCGAACGTCAGCGGCTCCGTCAGCTTCGTGGACGACGCGGCGACCAACGCGCCGCAGCGATTCTACCGCGCCGAACTCGTCCCCTGA
- a CDS encoding PEP/pyruvate-binding domain-containing protein: protein MQHQPPATTGLPGLDAVLSGIEPGDNIVWEVDAIADYQEFVSPYAAAAQAAGRRLVYFRFADHPQLLSPGPAVEQHDLDPKAGFEAFVRNVHAVIENAGRGTLYVFDCLSHLADTWVSDQGLGNFFQLTCPRLLDLETVTYFGIFRDLHSAYAVEPIRNITQFMLDVFRLDGRLYIRPVKVQHRSREVMNTLHVRSGDRYRPVKESAVLAPILSHTQWPRLQSDQRMGHWRRLFREAESVAEEYRQDRCPPERLEDTLRRVRWALRVHRSGIAALAERFLKLEDYLAVRDRMIGIGSVGGKTLGMLVARAILRERDPGLAARLEVHDSFFVGAEVFVTFLVQNQVWWIREQQKKPASFLQGLDEGRKRILQGQFPAGILEQFQGMLDYFGESPYIVRSSSILEDERGNAFSGKYESVFVANRGSREQRKQGLLEAVRRVYASVLDEEALLYRKRRGLLESEERMALLIMRVSGAPNGRYYYPQAAGVGLSFNPFAWHKDIQPQAGVVRLVFGLGTRAVDRSDDDYTRLVALNAPSRRPEADFDDVCEHSQRRMDCLDLQDDKFVSLPFQDVIEEGPDFPLDLYLTRAARDYPLVTFDRLLRETPVARDLRRMLEILESVYEHPVDIEFTVNFLGDGSYRIHLLQCRTFQIRRESIGVAPPVPAAHTTLLAAHGGVIGVSREQPLSRIIYIVTDQYAALPEQSRYAVARLIGKLNRLQAADDRGLMLIGPGRWGTHSPSLGIPVSFTEISRASVVCEVVAMHENLIPDVSLGTHFFNDLVEHDMLYVAYFPKKSDNSINEEWFRQAPNRLLSLDPGAAALAEVVKVIECGGASQRVWLRADTSEQEALVFIRS, encoded by the coding sequence GCTGAGTGGCATCGAACCGGGCGATAATATCGTCTGGGAGGTGGATGCGATCGCTGATTACCAGGAGTTCGTGTCGCCTTACGCCGCGGCCGCCCAGGCGGCCGGCCGGCGCCTGGTCTACTTCCGCTTTGCCGACCACCCGCAGCTGCTGTCGCCGGGTCCTGCGGTCGAGCAACATGACCTGGATCCCAAAGCCGGATTCGAGGCCTTTGTGCGCAATGTCCATGCCGTGATCGAAAACGCCGGCCGGGGCACCTTGTATGTCTTCGACTGCCTCTCGCACCTCGCGGACACCTGGGTCTCCGATCAGGGTCTCGGCAACTTCTTCCAACTCACCTGCCCCCGGCTGCTGGATCTGGAGACTGTGACCTACTTCGGCATCTTCCGCGACCTGCACTCGGCCTACGCGGTCGAGCCAATCCGCAACATCACGCAGTTCATGCTCGATGTGTTCCGGCTGGACGGGCGGCTCTATATCCGCCCGGTGAAGGTCCAGCACCGGTCGCGCGAGGTCATGAACACCCTGCACGTGCGCAGCGGCGACCGGTACCGGCCGGTGAAGGAGAGCGCGGTCCTGGCGCCCATCCTGTCGCACACGCAGTGGCCGCGCCTCCAGAGCGACCAGCGCATGGGCCATTGGCGGCGGCTGTTCCGTGAGGCTGAATCAGTGGCCGAAGAATACCGCCAGGACCGTTGCCCTCCCGAGCGGCTCGAGGATACGCTGCGGCGGGTCCGCTGGGCGCTGCGCGTGCACCGCTCCGGCATCGCCGCCCTGGCGGAACGGTTCCTCAAGCTCGAAGATTATCTGGCCGTCCGCGACCGCATGATCGGGATCGGCTCGGTCGGCGGCAAGACTCTCGGCATGCTCGTGGCGCGCGCGATTCTGCGTGAACGCGACCCCGGCCTGGCCGCGCGGCTGGAGGTGCACGATTCCTTCTTCGTGGGGGCGGAAGTGTTCGTCACTTTCCTGGTGCAGAATCAAGTCTGGTGGATTCGCGAGCAGCAGAAGAAGCCCGCGTCCTTTCTGCAGGGCCTGGACGAGGGGCGCAAACGCATCCTCCAGGGACAGTTCCCGGCGGGCATTCTGGAGCAGTTCCAGGGGATGCTGGATTATTTCGGCGAATCGCCCTACATCGTGCGCTCCAGCTCCATTCTGGAGGACGAGCGGGGCAACGCCTTCTCCGGCAAGTACGAGAGCGTGTTTGTCGCCAACCGCGGCTCGCGGGAGCAGCGCAAGCAGGGCCTGCTCGAGGCGGTTCGCCGCGTTTATGCGAGCGTGCTGGACGAAGAGGCGCTGCTCTACCGCAAACGCCGCGGCCTGCTGGAGAGTGAGGAGCGGATGGCGCTGCTTATCATGCGGGTGAGCGGCGCTCCCAATGGCCGCTACTACTACCCCCAAGCAGCCGGCGTGGGGCTCTCCTTTAATCCCTTTGCCTGGCACAAGGATATCCAGCCGCAGGCCGGAGTGGTGCGGCTGGTCTTTGGCCTCGGCACCCGGGCCGTGGACCGCAGCGACGACGATTATACCCGCCTGGTGGCGCTGAACGCTCCCTCCCGCCGGCCCGAGGCGGATTTCGACGATGTGTGCGAGCATTCCCAGCGGCGCATGGATTGCCTCGACTTGCAGGATGATAAGTTCGTCTCCCTGCCTTTCCAGGACGTCATCGAAGAAGGACCCGACTTCCCGCTCGACCTCTACCTCACGCGGGCGGCCCGGGATTATCCTCTCGTCACATTCGACCGGTTGCTCCGGGAAACGCCGGTGGCGCGGGACCTGCGCCGCATGCTGGAGATCCTGGAGTCGGTCTATGAGCACCCGGTGGACATTGAATTCACCGTGAACTTCCTGGGCGACGGCTCTTATCGCATCCACTTGCTCCAATGCCGCACCTTTCAAATCCGGCGTGAGAGCATTGGCGTGGCCCCTCCGGTGCCCGCCGCGCACACAACCCTGCTGGCAGCTCATGGCGGTGTGATTGGCGTTTCGCGCGAGCAACCCCTCAGCCGGATCATCTACATTGTCACCGATCAGTACGCGGCGCTCCCCGAGCAGTCCCGCTATGCGGTGGCCCGGCTGATTGGAAAACTCAATCGGCTCCAGGCCGCAGATGACCGCGGGCTCATGCTGATCGGGCCCGGGCGCTGGGGCACGCATAGCCCTTCGCTGGGCATCCCCGTCTCGTTCACTGAAATCAGCCGCGCTTCCGTCGTGTGCGAGGTCGTGGCCATGCACGAGAACCTCATCCCGGATGTGTCGCTGGGCACGCACTTCTTCAATGATCTGGTGGAGCACGACATGCTCTACGTGGCCTACTTCCCGAAGAAGTCTGACAACAGCATCAACGAGGAATGGTTCCGCCAGGCGCCCAACCGGCTGCTAAGCCTTGATCCCGGCGCCGCGGCCCTCGCGGAGGTCGTGAAGGTGATCGAATGCGGCGGCGCCTCCCAACGCGTCTGGCTCCGAGCCGATACGTCCGAGCAGGAGGCGCTGGTGTTCATTCGGTCCTGA